From a region of the Triticum aestivum cultivar Chinese Spring chromosome 7D, IWGSC CS RefSeq v2.1, whole genome shotgun sequence genome:
- the LOC123166303 gene encoding low molecular mass early light-inducible protein HV60, chloroplastic, with amino-acid sequence MATVMAMSSFAGAAVLPRGSAGRLGARSLPALGRRSLVVRAQTEGPSAPPPNKPKASTSIWDALAFSGPAPERINGRLAMVGFVTALAVEAGRGDGLLSQLGSGTGQAWFAYTVAVLSVASLVPLLQGESAEGRAGAIMSANAELWNGRFAMLGLVALAATEIITGTPFINV; translated from the exons ATGGCGACTGTGATGGCCATGAGCTCCTTCGCCGGCGCGGCCGTCCTACCGCGCGGCTCGGCCGGCCGCCTCGGCGCCAGGTCTCTGCCAGCGCTGGGCCGCCGCTCTCTCGTCGTCAGGGCACAGACCGAGGGCCCGAGCGCACCACCGCCAAACAAACCCAAG GCGAGCACCTCCATCTGGGACGCGCTGGCGTTCAGCGGCCCCGCGCCGGAGCGCATCAACGGGCGGCTGGCCATGGTGGGCTTCGTGACGGCGCTCGCGGTGGAGGCGGGCCGCGGCGACGGGCTCCTCTCCCAGCTCGGCAGCGGCACCGGGCAGGCGTGGTTCGCCTACACCGTGGCAGTGCTGTCCGTGGCATCGCTGGTGCCGTTGCTCCAGGGCGAGAGCGCCGAGGGCAGGGCCGGCGCCATCATGAGCGCCAACGCGGAGCTCTGGAACGGCCGCTTCGCCATGCTCGGCCTCGTCGCTCTGGCGGCCACGGAGATCATCACCGGCACGCCCTTCATCAACGTGTAA